CGGCTGGTTCGAGGAAATCTCCGGCGACGACAATGATCTGGTCGTCGATGTGAACGTCAAAGGCGTTATCAATGGCGTGCAGGCCTGCCTGCCGCTGCTGAAGGACACGGAAGGCGCGCGCATCGTCAACACGGCTTCGACTGCCGGGATGGTCGGCTCCCCCCGTCTTGCCGTTTACTCCGCCACGAAGTTCGCCGTCCGGGGGCTGACGGAAGCGCTCGACGCAGAATTCCGGGATCTCGACATCCGCGTCACCAGCCTGATGCCCTGGTTCATCGATACGCCAATCCTGGACATGGGCACGACCGAAGGTGCCAATGTCAAAATGGCCGACGAGATCCGCGATGCCGGACAGGACGTCTATCCCGTCTCGCTCGCCGCGCAGCGGGCATGGGACGCAGCACATGGCGACGACATCCACTATATGGCCGGCAAGGCCGCGCAGCGGGCGAAATTCATCAGCCGTTGGGCACCGGGCCTGATCCGCAACCAGGTGAAGAAGTCCGTCCCGTCGCGCGACTGAGCCAGCCTCACCCGCGCCCCGCAAAAACAAAAAAAGGCCGCCGGTGGAATGCCGGCGGCTTTTTCATTGTTTCAGAATTTCAGATCAGCGCATTCCGCCGGCTGCGGAGACGGCCTTTGCGGCCTGGGCAGCGGTATAGGAATCGATCGCGTCGTTGGAGGCCACTTCAAAGGAATCGTCCCGGGCCGTTGTCATGCGCGGGGCGCCATTGGTGATCGTGCGGGTGGACGTGGTCACTGTGGCCGGGGCCGCAGTCGCATCGACAGTGCCTGCGACCTTCATTTCGCCCGGCGTCGCTTCACGCAGGACGGACAGAGTCTCTTTATTCAGGTCTTTCGTTTCAGCTGCAGCCACGACCGGGGCCGGAGCGGACCGCGACGCGCTGGCGCGGCGAACCTTTGCCCATTCGGAGCCACGTGGGAAACGGTAGAACACGTGCAGGCCGATCTTGTCGGTCTTGATCAGGCCAGCACTCCAGACCGGATCAACATATGTTGCGTGATAGTGCGTCGCGCCGCCTGTCCGATCCTCGGCCAGGTTCATCAGGACATGCGCCGCAATCTCCTGCGCCTGCTCCCAGGCCGTGCCTTTCGGCTTGCGGCCAAGCGCGCCGTCGCAGGTGAAGGTGAACTGGCAGCCGGTCGTCCGGGTTGCGCCCTGGAAGACCACACCGCAAACGGTATCCGGATAGCGATGATCGCGCATCCGGTTGGAAATCACTTCGGCAACGGCCAGCTGGCCGGCCAGCGGCTCATTCCGGGATTCGTAATAGATGGCCTGCGCCATACAATGCGCTTCGGAGTCGAGCGCTTCCGCGCGCTTCAGGTGCTCCGGCCGGAAAGAGACGAGCGAGGCGATTGCCGCACCATCCCGGTCACGCTTGGCATAGCGGCTCATCGAGGAGGCGGTATCGCGCTCCAGAGTGTATTCGACAGTGCGGATCCACGGCGTGTCCAGCAGTGACGGCGCATGATCGGCCAGACGGACGCTGGCGCCGCCATCTTCGATCTGCGCGAACCGCTGGGCCTGCTCGCTGAAGTCTGCTTGTGCGCGAATATCTGACTGGACCGAGCCGATCACCGGCAGGGTCACAGTTGCCGCCACAGCGCAGACCGCTACGGTCGCGCCGCGAATGACAATATCGCGCTGTTCCTCATTCGTCATGGCCATCCACCAACGCTTGAGCCGCCCTTGGAGCCCACGCATTGACGACAGAGTCGCCGTTCGTGGTTGAAGAACCCTTAACATCACCGCTCTCCTAAGTCCCGTTGGGCGATATCATTCCGCCCTGTTTTGCAGTTTCGGGACTGCTTGGATTTACTGTTTCCGGCAGTATTTTCCGCCGTTTCATGAGCGGAATATGCTGTCGAACAGCTACCTAGCAAGAAGCTGGCCAGAGTCTGGAGTGACAATTCCGTCAGGCTGGAATCGCCTATTAGGCGAGTAAATTCGGTGTAATTTTCGCCCCAGCGTTCAACTTGTTGATTTTTCGTAAAATTTCTACGTTTTTGAACCGGAATATGTTGCGGTGCAAAAAAACGGCTGTGGCAAGATTGCCACAGCCGTCTGTAATCGATTCGAGACCGAAACTGTCAGCTGTCCGATTCCGACAACGCGGCGTGTGCCGCAGCGAGACGCGCGATCGGCACCCGGTAGGGAGAACAGGACACATAATCGAGGCCAGTCCGGTGGCAGAAGGCCACCGAAGCCGGATCTCCGCCATGCTCGCCGCAGATGCCCAGCTTGATGCCCGGACGGGTGTTACGGCCCCGCTCAGCGGCGGTTTTCACCAGTTCGCCGACACCTTCCTGGTCCAATGTGACAAAGGGGTCTTTTTCGTAGATTCCCTTGTCCTCATAGATCTTGAGGAAGCGTCCGGCATCGTCGCGCGAGATGCCCAGCGTGGTTTGCGTCAGGTCATTTGTGCCGAAGGAGAAGAACGCGGCCGACTGCGCGATATCGCCAGCCCGCAGTGCGGCCCGCGGCAGCTCGATCATCGTGCCGACCATATATTCGAGCGTGACGCCGGTTTCGGCGAATACGGCCTTGGCCTGCTCATCGACCACGGCTTTGAGGATCTGCAACTCGCGGTGGGTCGCCACCAGCGGGATCATCACTTCCGGAATGGGCTTGCGGCCGGTTTCGTTGGCGATATTTACCGCCGCCTCGAAGATGGCCCGCGCCTGCATCTCGTAAATCTCGGGGTACGTAATCCCCAGACGGCAACCGCGGTGCCCCAGCATCGGATTGCTCTCATGCAGGTCATCTGCGCGGCGCTTCAGTTCAGCAACGCTGACACCGGACGCCTTGGCAACGTCTTCCATATCCTCATCGGTATGCGGAAGGAATTCGTGCAGCGGCGGATCGAGCAGACGGATCGTCGCCGGACGGTCTTCCAGAATGCGGAAGATCTCCTCGAAATCGCTCCGCTGCATCGGCAGCAGCTTGTCCAGGGAGGCACGGCGCCCCGCCACGTCGTTTGACAGGATCATGGCCCGCACTTCCGGGATACGCTCTTCTTCGAAGAACATGTGTTCAGTGCGGCAAAGGCCAATACCTTCAGCACCGAACTCAACCGCTGTCCGGGTGTCGAGCGGCGTTTCCGCATTGGCGCGTACTTTCAGACGGCGGGCTGCATCGGCCCAGGTCATCAGTGTACCAAAATCGCCGGAAAGGTCCGGCTGGACCATGTCCACGGCCCCAAGCATCACCTGGCCGGTTGCGCCGTCCACGGTGATGATGTCGCCCTTTTTCACTTCACGGCCCATGACGCGGAACACGCCGGCCTTGCTGTCGACCTGCAAGCCGCCGGCACCGCAAACACATGGGCGGCCCATGCCGCGCGCCACAACGGCGGCGTGGCTGGTCATGCCACCGCGAGCCGTCACAATGCCACGGGCGGCGTGCATGCCCTTGATGTCTTCAGGGCTCGTCTCGACACGGACGAGAATGACATCCTCGCCTTTCTCGGCCAACTGGAACGCCTCGTCGGAATCGAACACGGCCTTGCCGACAGCCGCGCCCGGGCTGGCCGGCAGGCCAACCACAAGCACGTCACGCTCGGCGTCTTCGGAAATTGTCGGGTGCAGCAGCTGATCCAGCTGCGATGGCAGCAGGCGCAGAACGGCTTCATTCTCGGTGATCAGGCCTTCGCGGGCCATGTCCACAGCGATCTTGAGCGCGGCGGCGGCGGTGCGTTTCCCGTTGCGGGTCTGCAGCATGTAGAGACTGCCGTCCTCGACCGTGAATTCGAGGTCCTGCATGTCCTTGTAGTGGCGCTCCAGCGTGTTCGCGACATCGCGCAGCTGGGCGTAGACTTCCGGCATGGCCTCTTCCAGCGGGGCATCTTCGGAGCCCAGCGTGTCAGCGCGCTCGCGCGAGATCGGGGCCGGGGTGCGG
This portion of the Hyphomonas adhaerens MHS-3 genome encodes:
- a CDS encoding SDR family oxidoreductase; translated protein: MASANGRKSIFITGAASGIGAETARFFSEKGWFCGLYDVNTAGLADVAGELGAGNSVYAKLDVRDRNDWALAVKSFSEATDGKMHVLFNNAGIGRHGWFEEISGDDNDLVVDVNVKGVINGVQACLPLLKDTEGARIVNTASTAGMVGSPRLAVYSATKFAVRGLTEALDAEFRDLDIRVTSLMPWFIDTPILDMGTTEGANVKMADEIRDAGQDVYPVSLAAQRAWDAAHGDDIHYMAGKAAQRAKFISRWAPGLIRNQVKKSVPSRD
- a CDS encoding cell wall hydrolase, with translation MTNEEQRDIVIRGATVAVCAVAATVTLPVIGSVQSDIRAQADFSEQAQRFAQIEDGGASVRLADHAPSLLDTPWIRTVEYTLERDTASSMSRYAKRDRDGAAIASLVSFRPEHLKRAEALDSEAHCMAQAIYYESRNEPLAGQLAVAEVISNRMRDHRYPDTVCGVVFQGATRTTGCQFTFTCDGALGRKPKGTAWEQAQEIAAHVLMNLAEDRTGGATHYHATYVDPVWSAGLIKTDKIGLHVFYRFPRGSEWAKVRRASASRSAPAPVVAAAETKDLNKETLSVLREATPGEMKVAGTVDATAAPATVTTSTRTITNGAPRMTTARDDSFEVASNDAIDSYTAAQAAKAVSAAGGMR
- the ppdK gene encoding pyruvate, phosphate dikinase translates to MGEAALKHAEETWVYAFGGGTADGDASMKNLLGGKGANLAEMAKLGLPVPPGFTISTAVCTAYYELEREYPSTLAPQVDQALADLEKKSGKGFGDPENPLLVSVRSGARASMPGMMDTVLNLGLNEASVVGLAKKAGDRFAYDSYRRFIQMYSNVVLGMGHDEFEHVLDEYKDRQGIDLDTDMSADDWQKIIVLYKETVQKELGKPFPEDPKEQLWGAISAVFGSWMNDRAITYRKLNDIPAEWGTAVTVQSMVFGNLGESSATGVAFTRDPSNGESIFYGEYLINAQGEDVVAGIRTPAPISRERADTLGSEDAPLEEAMPEVYAQLRDVANTLERHYKDMQDLEFTVEDGSLYMLQTRNGKRTAAAALKIAVDMAREGLITENEAVLRLLPSQLDQLLHPTISEDAERDVLVVGLPASPGAAVGKAVFDSDEAFQLAEKGEDVILVRVETSPEDIKGMHAARGIVTARGGMTSHAAVVARGMGRPCVCGAGGLQVDSKAGVFRVMGREVKKGDIITVDGATGQVMLGAVDMVQPDLSGDFGTLMTWADAARRLKVRANAETPLDTRTAVEFGAEGIGLCRTEHMFFEEERIPEVRAMILSNDVAGRRASLDKLLPMQRSDFEEIFRILEDRPATIRLLDPPLHEFLPHTDEDMEDVAKASGVSVAELKRRADDLHESNPMLGHRGCRLGITYPEIYEMQARAIFEAAVNIANETGRKPIPEVMIPLVATHRELQILKAVVDEQAKAVFAETGVTLEYMVGTMIELPRAALRAGDIAQSAAFFSFGTNDLTQTTLGISRDDAGRFLKIYEDKGIYEKDPFVTLDQEGVGELVKTAAERGRNTRPGIKLGICGEHGGDPASVAFCHRTGLDYVSCSPYRVPIARLAAAHAALSESDS